From Caldanaerovirga acetigignens, one genomic window encodes:
- a CDS encoding nicotinate phosphoribosyltransferase: MKEMKSLEDVKNFKVDEDRLFFSATHEEIKKGATTDIYFIKTMEILKYMGLENTDVVAEVFPRKAGIMCGVEEVLSLLKDKNVEIYALPEGERFSPKETVMRIKGPYGEFGIFETALLGILAQSSGWATAARECREAAGDKVMICFGARHVHPAVAPVMERAAVIGGASNASCILAAKLLNRQPSGTVPHAAMLIAGDTVSVAKAYHEIMPPDSPRIILVDTFKDEAEESLAVAEALGKALEGIRLDTPSERGGVTRELVYEVRKRLDQKGYNYVKIFVSGGLTPERIRELSEAGADAFGVGSYISGASPIDMTMDIKVVEGRPVAKRGRIPGIIENPRLKKIK; this comes from the coding sequence ATGAAGGAAATGAAGAGTCTAGAAGATGTAAAAAATTTCAAAGTAGATGAAGACAGGCTCTTTTTTTCGGCTACCCATGAAGAAATAAAAAAAGGAGCTACCACCGACATCTATTTCATTAAGACCATGGAAATATTGAAATACATGGGCCTCGAAAATACGGATGTGGTGGCCGAGGTCTTTCCGAGAAAAGCCGGCATAATGTGCGGAGTGGAGGAAGTTTTGAGCCTTTTGAAGGATAAAAACGTTGAAATCTACGCCCTTCCTGAAGGCGAGAGATTTTCTCCCAAAGAAACCGTGATGAGGATAAAAGGCCCTTACGGCGAATTCGGTATTTTTGAAACCGCTCTTCTTGGTATTTTAGCCCAATCCAGCGGCTGGGCGACGGCAGCCAGGGAGTGCAGGGAAGCGGCGGGAGACAAGGTGATGATTTGCTTTGGCGCCCGTCACGTGCACCCTGCAGTGGCGCCGGTAATGGAGAGGGCGGCGGTGATAGGCGGTGCCAGCAACGCCAGCTGCATACTGGCTGCAAAACTCCTTAACCGGCAGCCGTCGGGAACGGTACCCCACGCGGCCATGCTCATCGCGGGGGACACCGTATCGGTGGCAAAAGCATATCACGAGATTATGCCCCCAGATTCGCCGAGGATTATCCTGGTAGATACCTTCAAAGATGAGGCCGAAGAATCGCTGGCTGTAGCCGAAGCATTAGGAAAAGCCCTCGAAGGAATAAGACTTGATACCCCCAGCGAAAGAGGTGGGGTAACCAGAGAACTGGTTTATGAAGTAAGAAAAAGGCTCGACCAAAAGGGTTACAATTACGTGAAAATATTCGTGTCTGGCGGTCTTACCCCGGAAAGGATAAGGGAGCTTTCCGAGGCCGGCGCGGATGCTTTCGGAGTCGGAAGTTACATTTCAGGGGCATCGCCGATAGACATGACCATGGACATCAAGGTGGTGGAAGGCAGGCCTGTGGCAAAGAGAGGCCGGATTCCAGGCATTATAGAAAATCCCAGATTGAAAAAGATTAAATAA
- the ndk gene encoding nucleoside-diphosphate kinase, which translates to MEKTFVMIKPDGVNRGLIGSILQRYEQKGLKLVAAKLTKVSKELAEEHYREHSSKPFFNELVEYITSGPVFAMVLEGENAIKLVRLLNGATKVEEALPGTIRGDFATSTTHNLVHASDSPESAYREIKLWFPEL; encoded by the coding sequence TTGGAGAAAACTTTCGTTATGATAAAGCCCGACGGCGTAAATCGCGGCCTTATAGGTTCCATTTTACAGCGCTACGAACAAAAAGGTCTGAAGCTGGTCGCAGCAAAGCTCACAAAGGTATCAAAAGAACTTGCCGAAGAACATTACCGCGAGCACTCCTCAAAACCTTTTTTCAACGAACTTGTGGAGTACATAACGTCTGGACCTGTCTTTGCAATGGTTCTCGAAGGGGAAAATGCCATTAAGCTCGTGCGCTTGCTCAACGGAGCCACCAAAGTTGAAGAAGCACTTCCCGGCACTATCAGAGGCGATTTTGCTACCTCCACGACTCACAACCTCGTCCATGCTTCTGATAGTCCTGAAAGTGCCTACCGTGAAATAAAACTTTGGTTCCCCGAGCTTTAA
- the coaE gene encoding dephospho-CoA kinase (Dephospho-CoA kinase (CoaE) performs the final step in coenzyme A biosynthesis.) produces the protein MRVIGLTGGIASGKSTVSKMLREKGAYIIDADEIAKEIVKPGKPAWEDIVRHFGKEILDESGNILRKKLAKIVFSDEKELSVLNRITHPRIVEEIKRQLEECKKRNEKIVVIDAALLLEIGLDVLVEEVWVVAVDEKTQIERLIKRENYISYAEAVERIRAQMPLEEKLKFATRIIDNSRDIEDTQKQVDEIWREIEKTWEESQRGT, from the coding sequence TTGAGAGTAATAGGTCTTACCGGCGGAATCGCAAGTGGGAAAAGCACAGTTTCTAAGATGCTGCGAGAGAAAGGTGCATATATTATCGATGCTGACGAGATAGCCAAAGAGATAGTAAAACCGGGCAAACCCGCATGGGAAGACATAGTGAGACATTTTGGGAAGGAGATCTTGGACGAGTCGGGGAATATTCTCCGGAAAAAATTGGCCAAAATAGTTTTTTCTGATGAGAAAGAATTAAGTGTACTAAACCGAATAACTCATCCGAGGATAGTGGAAGAGATTAAACGGCAACTTGAAGAATGTAAGAAGAGAAATGAAAAGATTGTCGTAATAGACGCTGCCCTCCTACTTGAAATAGGGCTTGATGTGTTAGTGGAAGAGGTATGGGTCGTAGCAGTAGACGAAAAAACTCAAATAGAGAGGCTAATAAAAAGGGAAAACTACATTAGCTACGCCGAGGCTGTGGAGAGAATAAGGGCCCAGATGCCTCTTGAGGAAAAGCTTAAATTTGCTACCAGAATAATTGATAACAGCAGGGACATAGAAGATACGCAAAAACAAGTGGACGAGATATGGAGGGAAATAGAAAAGACGTGGGAAGAATCACAACGAGGAACATAG
- a CDS encoding lytic transglycosylase domain-containing protein: MEGNRKDVGRITTRNIAIFILFLVGLVSLYSNVLWFLRYLYPLKYEEYIVKYADEYGVDPYLVAAVIKVESNFSPEAVSPKGAMGLMQIMPDTARWAAEQIGIGNIKAREFFNPGVNIRIGTWYLAGLIKEFKDTDLALAAYNGGRGNVREWIKSGIFDKKKNPNFIPFEETRRFVQKVKKAYFWYKRLYDFETRT, encoded by the coding sequence ATGGAGGGAAATAGAAAAGACGTGGGAAGAATCACAACGAGGAACATAGCAATTTTTATTTTATTTTTGGTTGGATTGGTTTCGCTTTACAGCAATGTGCTGTGGTTTTTAAGGTACCTTTATCCGCTAAAGTACGAGGAATATATAGTGAAATATGCGGACGAATACGGTGTGGACCCTTATCTTGTGGCTGCTGTCATAAAAGTGGAGAGTAACTTTTCGCCGGAGGCAGTGTCACCTAAAGGTGCTATGGGATTAATGCAAATTATGCCCGATACAGCCCGGTGGGCTGCTGAGCAAATAGGGATTGGAAATATAAAGGCTAGAGAATTTTTCAATCCAGGGGTAAACATCCGCATAGGAACTTGGTATCTTGCTGGGCTAATCAAGGAATTTAAGGATACCGATTTGGCTCTGGCCGCATACAATGGAGGGAGGGGCAATGTCAGGGAGTGGATAAAAAGCGGAATTTTCGATAAGAAAAAGAACCCCAATTTCATACCTTTCGAGGAAACCAGGCGTTTTGTGCAAAAGGTAAAGAAGGCCTATTTTTGGTATAAAAGATTGTACGATTTTGAAACCAGAACCTAG
- a CDS encoding undecaprenyl-diphosphate phosphatase, with protein sequence MHLFMKAIIMGIVEGLTEFLPVSSTGHLIIAGDLINFKGRPFHIMFEIVIQLGAIFAVIFYYRHKIISSFKELLPGQRGFRFWLNIFIAFLPSAILGVLINDYIERYLFSSFTVAIALILGGFLMILAENVFGRYGIEDLEEMTPGKSLIVGISQCLSLFPGMSRSASTIMGGMAAGLSVKAAAEFSFFLAIPTMLGATTYSLMKGFSSVTAVEWKALGVGFAVSFIVALLAVDRFLAYLTRHSLKTFAYYRILIGALMLFLVYAGVVG encoded by the coding sequence ATGCACCTATTTATGAAAGCAATTATTATGGGAATAGTCGAAGGCTTGACTGAATTCCTTCCCGTTTCTTCGACAGGCCATCTAATAATAGCGGGAGACCTGATAAATTTTAAAGGAAGGCCGTTTCACATAATGTTCGAGATAGTTATACAACTTGGGGCAATATTTGCGGTTATATTCTACTATAGGCATAAAATAATAAGTTCCTTTAAAGAGTTGCTGCCCGGACAGAGGGGATTCCGCTTCTGGCTTAATATTTTTATAGCCTTTTTGCCCTCGGCAATACTTGGAGTGCTCATAAATGATTACATCGAACGCTATCTTTTTTCGTCTTTTACTGTGGCGATTGCCCTGATATTGGGTGGATTTCTTATGATTTTGGCCGAGAACGTGTTCGGGCGCTACGGTATCGAAGACCTTGAAGAAATGACACCAGGAAAGTCGCTGATAGTAGGTATTTCCCAGTGCCTTTCGCTTTTTCCGGGTATGTCGCGCTCTGCTTCCACGATAATGGGGGGTATGGCTGCGGGACTATCAGTAAAAGCTGCTGCCGAATTTTCCTTTTTCCTCGCGATCCCGACAATGCTGGGGGCTACCACCTATTCGCTTATGAAGGGGTTTTCTTCGGTGACTGCTGTAGAATGGAAGGCGTTGGGAGTAGGATTTGCGGTTTCCTTCATCGTGGCCTTACTTGCGGTGGATAGGTTTTTGGCATACCTTACCCGACATTCTCTTAAAACCTTTGCGTATTACAGGATACTCATAGGTGCGCTTATGCTTTTTCTAGTGTATGCTGGGGTGGTAGGGTGA
- a CDS encoding Nif3-like dinuclear metal center hexameric protein, which yields MQIKVKDVINVLDDITGGRVVRGTEDLFSGRNPFVVMKSSNIPGKSVMEIPGLVFGDPEAKVNKIAVVMTLTESCIELAAATGVDLIVAHHPVADAANSGGVTLKNYLGLYGINVIELHEAFHGLHPGISYLHGHRAFRVDIKYGGVPGNILYVGKVLDGIKTLGDILDRLDKMMDIERELKLVECERSLYGCGDVIDSVTAVRGEILVGTPETQVNTVLHIFPHTGFTPEHLEKAKNEHPEADTVLATISRTRRDSGLVAKAKELGLSFICGNCHSMEVFENGLPLAYALRSYLPEDVRIVILRERITSIPMEYVGASSIKEYAVYIAKNYLVRKKKGGYRLKQNKNKS from the coding sequence ATGCAGATAAAAGTAAAAGATGTAATAAATGTGCTCGATGACATCACCGGCGGCAGAGTTGTAAGAGGCACTGAGGACCTTTTTTCCGGCAGGAATCCTTTCGTCGTCATGAAATCTTCTAATATACCCGGTAAATCGGTTATGGAGATACCGGGCCTGGTGTTCGGAGACCCCGAGGCGAAAGTGAACAAAATAGCAGTCGTTATGACCCTGACAGAAAGCTGTATAGAATTGGCTGCGGCTACGGGAGTCGACCTCATCGTGGCTCATCATCCTGTAGCCGATGCAGCAAACTCTGGCGGGGTAACCTTAAAAAACTATTTGGGGCTTTACGGCATCAACGTCATAGAGCTCCATGAGGCTTTTCACGGCCTGCATCCAGGTATATCATACCTTCATGGCCACAGGGCATTCCGGGTTGACATAAAGTACGGCGGCGTACCAGGAAACATCCTCTACGTAGGAAAGGTACTGGACGGTATTAAAACGCTCGGCGACATCTTGGACAGGCTCGACAAAATGATGGACATCGAAAGAGAGTTAAAATTAGTCGAGTGCGAAAGATCGCTATACGGTTGCGGTGATGTGATAGATTCGGTTACGGCCGTAAGAGGCGAGATTTTGGTGGGCACTCCAGAGACCCAAGTAAATACTGTGCTGCATATCTTTCCCCATACGGGATTTACGCCAGAGCACCTGGAGAAGGCAAAAAACGAGCATCCGGAGGCGGATACGGTATTAGCTACCATAAGCAGGACGAGAAGGGACAGCGGGCTGGTTGCTAAAGCAAAGGAACTGGGGCTCAGCTTTATATGCGGGAACTGCCATTCCATGGAAGTATTTGAAAACGGGCTCCCCTTAGCTTATGCCTTAAGGAGTTACCTGCCCGAAGATGTAAGAATTGTCATCCTTAGAGAGAGGATTACCTCGATACCTATGGAGTACGTTGGGGCATCGTCTATAAAAGAGTACGCAGTCTATATAGCAAAGAATTATCTTGTCAGAAAAAAAAAGGGGGGATACAGGCTAAAGCAAAACAAAAATAAATCTTGA
- a CDS encoding helix-turn-helix domain-containing protein, protein MEHREIFYGIGNRIRRLRKQRNLTQEELGERAGLHYSYIGQVERGDKIPSLKTLSKIAKALNVSLDYILEDAEIYKAQTDSDSAINELLAMVKTRPAHEIKLLASVCRTIIEELDSWKKVQGKDF, encoded by the coding sequence ATGGAGCACAGGGAAATATTTTACGGCATAGGAAATAGAATCAGGCGCTTGAGAAAACAGCGCAACCTGACCCAGGAGGAACTCGGAGAAAGGGCTGGTCTGCATTACAGCTACATTGGGCAGGTGGAAAGGGGAGATAAAATACCCTCTCTCAAAACTCTCTCGAAAATAGCCAAGGCCCTAAACGTGAGCCTTGACTACATTTTGGAGGACGCCGAAATTTATAAAGCACAAACAGACTCGGATAGCGCAATTAACGAACTTTTGGCTATGGTCAAAACCAGGCCTGCTCATGAGATAAAATTGCTTGCCTCCGTATGCAGGACTATTATAGAAGAACTAGATTCCTGGAAAAAAGTCCAAGGCAAAGATTTTTAA
- a CDS encoding Na-translocating system protein MpsC family protein, protein MKKLGDFKQEVMKINNRVNEEMYGRGLDWQKVEVIGDKIIIIALNRRISVLRHLDNKDSFTARLMDLALLNEFKVRFKKNFEEATGLEIRSILKDYDPVNQLAGTIIITVKPVEEFLSRENL, encoded by the coding sequence TTGAAAAAACTCGGGGATTTCAAACAGGAAGTGATGAAAATAAATAACCGCGTCAACGAGGAGATGTACGGCAGGGGGCTCGATTGGCAAAAAGTTGAGGTAATAGGAGATAAGATAATAATAATAGCTTTGAACCGACGGATATCGGTTTTAAGGCACTTGGACAATAAAGATAGTTTCACCGCAAGGTTGATGGACCTGGCTTTATTGAACGAATTTAAGGTGAGATTTAAGAAAAATTTTGAAGAAGCCACCGGTCTGGAAATAAGGAGTATTTTGAAAGATTACGACCCTGTGAATCAACTGGCGGGTACTATAATAATAACTGTCAAACCCGTAGAAGAGTTTTTATCTAGAGAAAATTTGTAA
- a CDS encoding phosphoribosyltransferase translates to MRKVLFEDRKEAGKKLAQALLKYKNDKSAVVFAVPRGGVVVAEAVCEYLQIPLDVVVARKIGAPFNEELAIGAVSPDGDVIINEEAVRVLKVSESYLMAQKQNKINEIKERLKKYRGSDVYESLEGRTAIIVDDGIATGYTVKAAVDFIRGLNAERVVVASPVIAPDTLVEFEGLVDEVVYIYSDEPFYAVGQFYKFFPQISDEEVISIIKKIKGKGE, encoded by the coding sequence GTGAGGAAAGTGTTGTTTGAAGACCGGAAGGAAGCTGGTAAAAAGCTGGCACAGGCTCTTTTGAAATACAAAAACGATAAAAGTGCGGTGGTTTTCGCCGTGCCTCGGGGCGGTGTGGTGGTAGCGGAGGCCGTCTGCGAATATCTCCAGATTCCCCTTGACGTTGTCGTCGCCCGAAAGATAGGTGCACCTTTTAACGAAGAGCTGGCAATCGGCGCCGTCTCTCCTGATGGCGACGTTATAATAAATGAAGAAGCGGTAAGAGTATTGAAGGTGAGTGAAAGCTATTTAATGGCACAAAAGCAGAACAAAATCAATGAGATAAAGGAAAGATTAAAAAAGTACAGGGGAAGCGATGTTTACGAGAGTCTGGAAGGCAGAACCGCTATTATAGTCGACGATGGAATAGCTACGGGTTATACGGTAAAGGCTGCTGTCGACTTCATACGGGGGCTAAATGCCGAGCGCGTTGTCGTTGCCTCACCCGTCATAGCTCCGGATACTCTCGTTGAATTTGAAGGCTTGGTAGACGAAGTGGTTTACATTTATTCCGATGAGCCCTTTTACGCCGTCGGCCAGTTTTACAAGTTTTTCCCGCAAATTTCTGACGAGGAAGTGATTTCGATTATAAAAAAAATAAAGGGTAAAGGAGAATAA
- a CDS encoding bis-aminopropyl spermidine synthase family protein, with the protein MDVRQLSEAVTEKTKVDTTARDVEKIISGLASSSHFWEIVCATQKPFSVVAEIIGALKEKGLVRVDQEGEITLTPQGQEFLKENFIAPRRDYTCPACEGRGIGLEKIKEWMQKFDELTVDRPKAIIDYDQGYITTASVMARVALMTERGDLEGKKLLVLGDDDLLSLAAGLTGMPKEIVVLEIDERLVNYINEKASMLSVPVKALKYDFRDKLPEQYVGYFDTFNTDPPETIEALEVCMTRGLSSLSGEGCAGYFGLTRTEASLKKWSQFQKMLLSKFKVAITDIIDNFNHYVNWDYLLGSIRDDYSFVQVKPKLNWYRSSMYRIETVSGFEKIENRPMPCELYVDEEALIYKPDKSR; encoded by the coding sequence ATGGACGTCAGGCAACTTTCAGAGGCAGTGACCGAAAAGACGAAGGTCGATACTACTGCAAGGGATGTGGAAAAAATAATTTCTGGTCTTGCAAGTTCTTCTCATTTTTGGGAAATAGTGTGTGCTACCCAAAAACCGTTCAGCGTTGTAGCGGAAATAATTGGCGCTCTAAAGGAAAAAGGTCTTGTCAGAGTAGACCAGGAAGGAGAAATTACTCTTACCCCGCAGGGGCAGGAATTTTTAAAGGAAAATTTCATAGCCCCAAGAAGGGACTATACGTGCCCTGCCTGTGAAGGTCGCGGAATCGGATTGGAAAAAATAAAGGAATGGATGCAGAAATTCGATGAGCTTACGGTAGACCGGCCCAAAGCCATCATAGACTATGACCAGGGATACATCACTACTGCCAGCGTTATGGCAAGAGTGGCTCTTATGACCGAACGGGGGGACCTTGAAGGCAAGAAACTTTTAGTGCTTGGCGACGACGACCTTCTGAGTTTAGCAGCGGGCCTTACAGGGATGCCCAAAGAAATAGTGGTCCTGGAGATAGACGAAAGGCTTGTAAATTATATCAACGAAAAGGCATCAATGCTCAGCGTGCCTGTAAAAGCGCTGAAGTACGACTTCAGGGATAAACTTCCGGAACAGTACGTGGGGTATTTCGACACCTTCAACACCGACCCGCCTGAGACGATAGAGGCGTTGGAGGTTTGCATGACTCGAGGACTTTCGAGCCTTTCGGGAGAAGGGTGTGCCGGATATTTCGGATTGACCCGCACCGAGGCGTCGCTAAAAAAGTGGAGTCAGTTCCAAAAGATGCTGCTTTCCAAGTTTAAAGTGGCGATTACCGATATAATCGACAATTTCAACCATTACGTCAACTGGGACTACCTGTTGGGCAGCATCAGGGATGACTACTCCTTCGTTCAAGTAAAACCTAAGCTCAATTGGTACAGATCTTCTATGTACCGAATAGAAACGGTGAGCGGCTTTGAGAAAATCGAAAACAGACCCATGCCCTGCGAACTTTACGTGGACGAAGAGGCTTTAATTTACAAACCCGACAAAAGCCGTTGA
- the polA gene encoding DNA polymerase I, protein MKKIMLIDGNSLMHRAFYALPPLMTSKGIHTNAVYGFVNMLMRIIKEEAPDYIAVAFDRKAPTFRHQEYAAYKANRVKMPEELTGQFDILKQILKAMNIRYVEKEGYEADDLLGSLSKKAEEKGLLTLIVTGDKDTLQLVSPKVRVMLTRKGITELELYDIQKIKERFGIKPEAFPDLKGLMGDASDNLPGIPGVGEKTALKLLQEYGTLENILENTDALKGKLRENILLYGEQAKSSKKLATIVRDVDLELNLEELAFGEPDYEKLARIFRELEFYSLLDRLPRPKEGNQRETVSVCITDIGQLGKVIEEIKARKAVAIEFQTEGKSPAVRLKGIGISASCDCSYFVPEEILRENQSLKDKVLSLLADREIAKVVHDGKRSRVALAKEGIDFIYDFDTMLAAYLIDPSKTRYDLESLIYENLGAELTGSEDAGKRASFLLPLKEVLSEKLKNQDMESLFKDVEMPLSIVLADMEMSGIRVDPEKLKRLSLEFGKRLENLTDEIYKLAGLEFNINSPKQLGEVLFEKLSLPVVKKKKSGYSTDAEVLEKLKGTHPIIEKILEYRFLMKMKSTYADGLLSLVDRETFKIYSNFNQTITATGRISSTEPNLQNIPVKTEIGRKIRGVFVAENPDHVLLSGDYSQIELRVLAHISGDEGLIEAFVKGEDIHARTASEVFGIPKDRVTSQLRDRAKAVNFGIIYGISDYGLAQNLGITTGEAREYIESYFNRYPKVRDYIRETIKDAKIKGYVTTILNRRRYIPDINSRNYNLRSFAERVAVNTPIQGSAADIIKMAMVKIYNHFKELKLKTKMLIQVHDELIFDVPKEELEVVKNIVKSDMETAVPLRVPLVVDFKVGKSWEEIS, encoded by the coding sequence ATGAAGAAAATTATGCTTATCGATGGGAACAGCCTGATGCACAGGGCATTTTACGCACTTCCTCCACTTATGACGTCAAAAGGCATTCACACCAACGCCGTTTACGGCTTTGTCAACATGCTCATGAGAATCATAAAAGAAGAGGCCCCTGATTACATAGCGGTCGCTTTTGACCGAAAAGCACCGACTTTCAGACATCAGGAATATGCGGCATATAAGGCAAACAGAGTTAAGATGCCGGAAGAGCTGACCGGGCAGTTCGATATTTTAAAGCAAATCCTGAAAGCTATGAACATCCGCTATGTGGAAAAGGAGGGCTATGAAGCCGACGACCTTCTAGGGAGCTTGTCGAAGAAAGCCGAAGAAAAGGGATTATTGACGTTAATTGTTACAGGAGATAAAGATACGCTTCAGTTAGTTTCGCCTAAAGTTCGCGTGATGCTAACCCGAAAGGGCATCACGGAATTGGAACTTTACGACATCCAAAAGATAAAAGAGCGCTTCGGCATAAAACCAGAGGCATTTCCGGATTTAAAAGGGCTGATGGGCGATGCGTCCGATAACCTGCCGGGAATTCCGGGGGTTGGTGAAAAGACGGCTTTAAAATTGCTCCAAGAATACGGAACCCTGGAAAACATCCTGGAAAATACTGATGCCTTGAAGGGTAAGTTGAGGGAGAATATACTCCTTTACGGAGAACAGGCAAAGAGCAGCAAAAAACTGGCAACAATAGTGAGGGATGTAGACCTCGAGTTGAATTTGGAAGAGCTGGCTTTCGGCGAACCGGATTACGAAAAGCTAGCCCGGATTTTCAGAGAGCTTGAATTTTACAGCCTCCTCGACAGGCTGCCGCGACCAAAGGAAGGTAATCAAAGGGAAACTGTGTCCGTTTGCATAACTGATATTGGGCAGTTAGGGAAGGTCATAGAGGAAATAAAGGCAAGGAAAGCTGTAGCTATTGAATTCCAAACAGAAGGCAAAAGCCCAGCAGTTCGTCTAAAAGGTATAGGGATTTCTGCTTCCTGCGACTGCAGTTATTTTGTGCCGGAAGAAATCTTAAGGGAAAATCAAAGTTTGAAAGATAAGGTTCTGTCGCTTCTTGCCGACCGTGAAATTGCGAAAGTCGTTCATGATGGCAAAAGGTCGAGAGTCGCACTTGCAAAGGAGGGAATCGATTTTATATACGATTTTGACACTATGCTTGCGGCATACCTCATCGACCCGTCAAAGACCCGATACGATTTGGAAAGCTTGATTTATGAAAATTTGGGTGCGGAGCTTACGGGTTCTGAAGATGCGGGCAAGCGGGCATCATTCCTTTTGCCATTAAAAGAAGTGCTGAGCGAGAAGCTCAAAAATCAGGACATGGAAAGTCTCTTCAAAGATGTGGAGATGCCTTTGAGCATAGTGCTTGCGGATATGGAAATGTCAGGAATCCGGGTTGACCCGGAAAAACTTAAAAGGCTTTCCCTTGAATTCGGGAAAAGGCTAGAGAACCTCACCGATGAGATATATAAACTTGCAGGTTTGGAGTTTAACATTAATTCTCCGAAACAGTTGGGAGAGGTTCTCTTTGAGAAATTGAGCCTTCCTGTTGTCAAAAAGAAAAAGAGCGGGTATTCCACGGACGCCGAAGTACTGGAAAAGCTAAAAGGCACCCATCCGATTATAGAGAAAATTTTAGAATACAGATTTCTTATGAAAATGAAATCGACTTACGCCGATGGGCTATTGTCCCTGGTAGACCGGGAAACCTTCAAGATATACAGCAATTTCAACCAGACGATAACTGCTACAGGGCGTATAAGCAGCACCGAACCCAACCTACAGAACATCCCGGTGAAAACCGAAATAGGAAGAAAAATAAGGGGTGTTTTTGTTGCGGAGAACCCAGACCACGTGTTGCTCTCCGGCGATTACTCCCAGATAGAACTTAGGGTGCTTGCCCACATCTCGGGAGATGAAGGACTGATAGAAGCGTTTGTAAAAGGCGAGGATATTCATGCCAGGACTGCAAGCGAGGTTTTTGGTATACCCAAGGACCGGGTCACTTCTCAATTGAGAGATAGAGCTAAAGCTGTAAACTTTGGTATAATTTATGGTATAAGCGATTACGGTTTGGCCCAGAACTTGGGGATTACTACCGGCGAGGCAAGGGAGTATATAGAAAGCTATTTCAATAGATACCCCAAAGTAAGGGATTACATAAGAGAGACCATAAAAGATGCGAAGATAAAAGGATACGTAACCACAATTTTGAACCGCAGGCGCTATATACCTGACATAAACAGCAGAAACTACAACCTGAGGTCGTTTGCTGAAAGGGTCGCGGTAAATACCCCGATACAAGGGAGTGCCGCGGACATTATAAAAATGGCTATGGTAAAGATATACAATCACTTCAAAGAACTTAAACTCAAGACGAAGATGCTGATTCAGGTTCACGACGAGCTGATTTTCGACGTGCCGAAAGAAGAACTGGAAGTGGTAAAAAATATCGTAAAATCGGATATGGAAACCGCAGTACCGCTCAGGGTTCCGCTGGTGGTAGATTTCAAGGTGGGAAAGAGCTGGGAGGAAATAAGTTAA